Proteins co-encoded in one Cytobacillus sp. NJ13 genomic window:
- the phnG gene encoding phosphonate C-P lyase system protein PhnG, translating into MKRKQRTEILIEGSHELAKSLANEIEQKYSVSVIQEPEHGLVMLKVRETSRKSLFYLGEVLVTECKAKVEGKIGMGIVKGDHPDLAYQLAVIDAAFLGNLPETKPWAGILEIEKYYIDQKRKAKNEEILRTKVSFETMDV; encoded by the coding sequence GTGAAAAGAAAACAGCGAACAGAAATATTGATTGAAGGTTCACATGAATTGGCAAAATCTTTAGCGAATGAAATTGAACAAAAATATTCAGTTTCTGTTATACAGGAGCCGGAACATGGACTTGTGATGTTAAAGGTTCGGGAGACTTCCAGGAAAAGCCTGTTTTATTTAGGAGAAGTACTCGTGACAGAATGCAAGGCTAAGGTGGAAGGAAAGATCGGCATGGGGATTGTGAAAGGAGATCATCCGGATCTGGCTTATCAGCTTGCCGTGATTGACGCGGCCTTTCTGGGAAATCTTCCTGAAACCAAACCATGGGCCGGGATACTCGAAATTGAAAAGTACTATATAGACCAGAAAAGAAAAGCGAAGAATGAAGAAATTTTAAGAACAAAAGTCAGCTTTGAGACGATGGATGTTTAA
- a CDS encoding DapH/DapD/GlmU-related protein — protein sequence MSMIFKPKKDEKLSVSPAVHHSSFIIDSYAGEWTSIGERNKIIESKFGDYTYTMDDVTVNYTEIGKFCSIASHACINPVQHPMDRVTQHHMTYRKVDYGFGNQDDLEFFDWRRTNRVKIGHDVWIGHGAIIMKGVEIGTGAVIGSGAVVTKDVEPYTIAAGVPARPLKRRFSEKTAEKLLEIAWWDWPREKLEAHFEELNDTEAFIRKFGS from the coding sequence ATGTCAATGATTTTTAAACCAAAAAAGGATGAAAAGCTCTCCGTTTCTCCTGCTGTACATCATTCCAGCTTCATCATTGACAGCTATGCGGGAGAATGGACGTCAATCGGAGAAAGAAATAAAATTATCGAATCGAAATTTGGCGACTACACTTATACAATGGATGATGTAACAGTCAACTATACTGAAATCGGTAAATTCTGTTCCATTGCTTCTCATGCATGCATTAATCCTGTTCAGCATCCGATGGACCGGGTGACCCAGCATCATATGACCTATCGGAAAGTCGACTATGGCTTCGGCAATCAGGACGATCTTGAATTTTTTGATTGGCGCCGTACAAACCGGGTTAAAATAGGACATGATGTATGGATTGGGCACGGTGCAATCATCATGAAGGGTGTCGAAATTGGCACGGGGGCAGTCATCGGTTCCGGGGCTGTCGTTACAAAGGATGTTGAACCCTATACGATTGCAGCGGGCGTGCCGGCAAGGCCATTAAAAAGAAGGTTTTCAGAAAAGACAGCTGAAAAACTGCTTGAAATTGCATGGTGGGATTGGCCAAGGGAGAAGCTTGAAGCCCATTTTGAAGAACTAAATGATACGGAAGCTTTTATAAGGAAATTTGGAAGCTAA
- a CDS encoding GntR family transcriptional regulator, whose protein sequence is MSEKMMLVDELITKIKEGKYKPNEKLPSENELADQYRIPRMVVRKAYEQLQDLGFIFSKQGRGSYVQNRKQQIPLILTGDISFSEKMKELEYDFRSENICCEKIRFDSEVFHALKVNPQDEVYKISRLRIVDGCPIALHTSYAAKSVFPQIDKDGPGIKSIFHYYRSHGFKEFTSGQSQLSVVFPIEPERKILQCSSLIPLLLLESLCMDKETGTVLEFSRIKYRSDCFTYLI, encoded by the coding sequence ATGAGTGAAAAAATGATGCTGGTAGATGAGCTGATTACAAAAATAAAGGAAGGGAAGTACAAACCGAATGAAAAACTTCCTTCTGAGAATGAGCTTGCAGATCAATATAGGATCCCAAGGATGGTTGTACGGAAAGCGTATGAACAATTGCAGGATCTGGGGTTCATTTTTTCCAAGCAGGGAAGGGGCAGTTATGTCCAAAATAGGAAGCAGCAGATTCCGCTGATTTTAACAGGGGATATCAGCTTTAGTGAAAAGATGAAAGAGCTTGAGTATGACTTCAGGTCGGAGAATATTTGCTGTGAAAAAATCCGCTTTGATTCTGAAGTCTTTCATGCGCTAAAAGTCAATCCGCAGGATGAAGTCTATAAAATTTCCAGGTTAAGAATCGTGGACGGCTGCCCGATTGCCTTGCACACATCCTATGCAGCCAAATCGGTTTTTCCGCAAATTGATAAGGATGGACCTGGGATCAAATCCATTTTTCACTACTATAGAAGCCATGGCTTTAAAGAATTTACATCGGGCCAAAGCCAGCTGAGTGTGGTTTTCCCAATAGAGCCTGAACGGAAAATTCTGCAATGCTCGAGTCTAATTCCGCTTCTGCTCCTGGAGTCCCTCTGCATGGATAAGGAAACGGGTACAGTACTGGAATTCTCAAGAATCAAATATAGAAGCGATTGCTTTACCTATTTAATTTAA